The proteins below come from a single Scatophagus argus isolate fScaArg1 chromosome 15, fScaArg1.pri, whole genome shotgun sequence genomic window:
- the zfp36l1a gene encoding mRNA decay activator protein ZFP36L1a encodes MTTAVVSPFFDFEVINKNNKLLSYNNNLGAPHPMSVPCTGTNVPISSPAGALLDRKVVGSPSVGNVYQRRHSVSNTKFNQNQFLNSLKAADHSSLISGVGNASNNKENRLRDRSFSETGERLLNKCLGPASPTSGSSQVNSSRYKTELCRPFEENGSCKYGDKCQFAHGIHELRSLSRHPKYKTELCRTFHTIGFCPYGPRCHFIHNAEERRGPPQQSSPLNSSNKMERPRLQHSYSFAGFSSSAGLRDSPTSVTPPPIFFPDEVSDWPSSNPFTYSSQELANLFGPSLSAGPVGTEPNTPAPPSPTSTPYYFRPMLESPQMFESPSSPPDSLSDQEGYQSSSGGSLSGSESPTLDTARRLPIFSRLSISDD; translated from the exons ATGACCACAGCCGTGGTGTCGCCTTTCTTCGACTTCGAAGTCATCAACAAG aacaacaaactgctcagCTACAACAACAACCTGGGTGCTCCCCATCCCATGTCTGTCCCTTGCACTGGCACCAATGTGCCCATCTCCAGCCCCGCCGGAGCCCTGCTGGACAGGAAGGTGGTGGGATCTCCCTCAGTGGGAAACGTGTACCAGCGGCGGCACTCAGTCAGCAACACAAAGTTCAATCAGAACCAGTTTCTGAACAGCCTGAAGGCAGCGGACCACTCCTCACTCATCTCAGGGGTTGGCAATGCCAGCAACAACAAGGAGAACCGCCTGCGAGACCGCTCCTTCTCTGAGACAGGAGAGAGGCTCCTCAACAAGTGCCTGGGCCCTGCCAGTCCCACCAGCGGCAGCAGCCAAGTGAACTCCAGCCGTTACAAGACGGAGCTTTGTAGGCCCTTTGAGGAGAACGGTTCCTGCAAGTATGGCGACAAATGCCAGTTTGCTCACGGAATCCATGAACTGCGCAGCCTGAGCCGCCACCCCAAATACAAAACCGAGCTGTGCCGCACCTTCCACACCATCGGATTCTGCCCATACGGGCCTCGCTGCCATTTCATCCACAATGCTGAGGAGCGCCGTGGACCCCCCCAGCAGTCCTCCCCTCTTAACTCTTCCAACAAGATGGAAAGGCCTCGACTGCAGCACAGCTACAGCTTTGCAGGTTTCTCCAGCTCAGCTGGGCTGAGAGACAGCCCCACCTCAGTCACGCCTCCACCCATCTTCTTCCCTGACGAGGTCTCCGACTGGCCCAGCAGTAACCCCTTCACCTACTCCAGCCAGGAGCTGGCCAACCTGTTTGGGCCCAGCCTCAGTGCCGGTCCTGTAGGCACAGAGCCCAACACCCCTGCACCACCCTCTCCAACAAGCACGCCTTACTATTTCAGACCCATGTTGGAGTCCCCTCAGATGTTCGAGTCTCCATCCAGCCCTCCTGACTCCCTGTCAGACCAGGAGGGCTACCAGAGCAGCTCTGGAGGCAGCCTGAGTGGCTCAGAGTCCCCCACCCTGGACACCGCCCGCCGCCTTCCCATCTTCAGCCGCCTCTCCATCTCTGACGATTAG